A single Vanacampus margaritifer isolate UIUO_Vmar chromosome 14, RoL_Vmar_1.0, whole genome shotgun sequence DNA region contains:
- the fktn gene encoding ribitol-5-phosphate transferase FKTN isoform X1 gives MPRVNRTTLLWLLVASSFAFLLFQLRYYRNYVSEAGPHILRRTPGHVTASDLQWQSVKTFLRLSRRFGLPLFLAEPAALELLTRDALLERSRWRRQADCSFLCGGRAVASFGLLANAWTYDVSHCRRGLPPPKPRPICTSRQAAFLLAAEEKGFQLLEVRGEDPRLASLDLLSGEDIPLHLLLRLHGNVIQVVFLYERSGDYLWHGPLRLKGNADRSFAPFSQMDFGRHAGAYGRPPLVLTVVDGLDVAVPRNISGFLDQHRRARFLECRYQDARRFLRLYPDDSSPEALDFRNKAKSLLQLAAKTLARLKVPFWISSGTCLGWFRQCGFITYSRDVDIGIFVRDFRPEIIEAFLDVGLSLKHKFGKLEDSLELSFMRDGVKLDIFFFYQDGDLTWNGGTQAKSGRKFKYVFPRFSLCWAELAEVRVGVPCETLDYVTANYGAAWSVPQRTWDWKSSPSNVQDNGVWPLAQWEELIQVY, from the exons ATGCCTCGCGTGAACCGGACGACGCTGCTGTGGCTGCTGGTGGCAAGCAGCTTTGCCTTTCTGCTCTTTCAGCTCCGTTACTACCGGAACTACGTCAGCGAG GCTGGCCCGCACATCCTGAGGCGCACGCCGGGTCACGTGACTGCCAGCGACCTCCAATGG CAAAGCGTGAAGACCTTCCTGCGATTGTCGCGGCGTTTCGGCCTGCCGCTGTTCCTGGCTGAGCCCGCCGCGCTGGAGCTTCTGACGCGGGACGCCTTGCTGGAGCGCTCGCGCTGGCGGCGCCAGGCTGACTGCAGCTTCCTGTGCGGCGGCCGAGCGGTGGCGTCCTTCGGCCTGCTGGCCAACGCGTGGACCTACGACGTGAGTCACTGCCGCCGTGGTCTCCCCCCACCAAAGCCCCGCCCCATTTGTACCTCTCGGCAGGCTGCCTTCCTGTTGGCCGCTGAGGAGAAAGGCTTCCAGCTGCTGGAGGTGCGAGGGGAAGACCCCCGATTGGCCAGCTTGGACCTCCTGTCGGGTGAGGACATCCCACTGCATCTCCTGCTCCGCCTCCATGGCAATGTCATCCAG GTGGTTTTCCTGTACGAGCGTAGCGGCGACTACTTGTGGCACGGTCCGCTGCGCCTCAAAGGCAACGCGGACCGCAGCTTTGCGCCCTTCTCGCAGATGGACTTCGGACGCCACGCGGGCGCCTACGGCAG GCCGCCGCTGGTACTGACGGTCGTGGACGGCCTGGACGTCGCCGTCCCTCGGAACATCTCCGGCTTCCTGGATCAGCATCGGCGCGCTCGCTTCCTGGAGTGCCGATACCAGGACGCGCGACGCTTCCTGCGG ctCTACCCTGACGACTCGTCTCCCGAGGCGCTGGATTTTCGCAACAAGGCCAAGTCTTTGCTTCAGCTGGCCGCCAAAACGCTGGCCCGTTTGAAGGTCCCCTTCTGGATCAGCAGCGGAACCTGCTTGG GCTGGTTCAGGCAGTGCGGCTTCATCACGTACAGCCGCGACGTGGACATCGGGATTTTCGTCCGCGACTTCCGCCCGGAGATCATCGAGGCCTTCCTGGATGTCGGACTGTCACTCAAACACAAGTTTGGCAAG TTGGAGGACAGTCTGGAATTGTCCTTTATGAGGGACGGGGTCAAGCTGgacatcttcttcttctaccaGGACGGCGACCTGACCTGGAACGGCGGCACGCAGGCCAAGAGCGGCAGGAAGTTCAA GTACGTTTTTCCTAGATTCTCGTTGTGCTGGGCCGAGCTGGCGGAGGTCCGAGTGGGAGTCCCGTGCGAGACGCTGGACTATGTGACGGCCAATTACGGCGCGGCGTGGAGCGTCCCGCAGAGGACGTGGGACTGGAAGTCGTCACCCAGCAATGTCCAAGACAACGGGGTGTGGCCTCTGGCACAGTGGGAGGAGCTTATTCAAGTGTATTGA
- the fktn gene encoding ribitol-5-phosphate transferase FKTN isoform X3, whose translation MPRVNRTTLLWLLVASSFAFLLFQLRYYRNYVSEAGPHILRRTPGHVTASDLQWQSVKTFLRLSRRFGLPLFLAEPAALELLTRDALLERSRWRRQADCSFLCGGRAVASFGLLANAWTYDAAFLLAAEEKGFQLLEVRGEDPRLASLDLLSGEDIPLHLLLRLHGNVIQVVFLYERSGDYLWHGPLRLKGNADRSFAPFSQMDFGRHAGAYGRPPLVLTVVDGLDVAVPRNISGFLDQHRRARFLECRYQDARRFLRLYPDDSSPEALDFRNKAKSLLQLAAKTLARLKVPFWISSGTCLGWFRQCGFITYSRDVDIGIFVRDFRPEIIEAFLDVGLSLKHKFGKCDVLFWRPVGGQSGIVLYEGRGQAGHLLLLPGRRPDLERRHAGQERQEVQVRFS comes from the exons ATGCCTCGCGTGAACCGGACGACGCTGCTGTGGCTGCTGGTGGCAAGCAGCTTTGCCTTTCTGCTCTTTCAGCTCCGTTACTACCGGAACTACGTCAGCGAG GCTGGCCCGCACATCCTGAGGCGCACGCCGGGTCACGTGACTGCCAGCGACCTCCAATGG CAAAGCGTGAAGACCTTCCTGCGATTGTCGCGGCGTTTCGGCCTGCCGCTGTTCCTGGCTGAGCCCGCCGCGCTGGAGCTTCTGACGCGGGACGCCTTGCTGGAGCGCTCGCGCTGGCGGCGCCAGGCTGACTGCAGCTTCCTGTGCGGCGGCCGAGCGGTGGCGTCCTTCGGCCTGCTGGCCAACGCGTGGACCTACGAC GCTGCCTTCCTGTTGGCCGCTGAGGAGAAAGGCTTCCAGCTGCTGGAGGTGCGAGGGGAAGACCCCCGATTGGCCAGCTTGGACCTCCTGTCGGGTGAGGACATCCCACTGCATCTCCTGCTCCGCCTCCATGGCAATGTCATCCAG GTGGTTTTCCTGTACGAGCGTAGCGGCGACTACTTGTGGCACGGTCCGCTGCGCCTCAAAGGCAACGCGGACCGCAGCTTTGCGCCCTTCTCGCAGATGGACTTCGGACGCCACGCGGGCGCCTACGGCAG GCCGCCGCTGGTACTGACGGTCGTGGACGGCCTGGACGTCGCCGTCCCTCGGAACATCTCCGGCTTCCTGGATCAGCATCGGCGCGCTCGCTTCCTGGAGTGCCGATACCAGGACGCGCGACGCTTCCTGCGG ctCTACCCTGACGACTCGTCTCCCGAGGCGCTGGATTTTCGCAACAAGGCCAAGTCTTTGCTTCAGCTGGCCGCCAAAACGCTGGCCCGTTTGAAGGTCCCCTTCTGGATCAGCAGCGGAACCTGCTTGG GCTGGTTCAGGCAGTGCGGCTTCATCACGTACAGCCGCGACGTGGACATCGGGATTTTCGTCCGCGACTTCCGCCCGGAGATCATCGAGGCCTTCCTGGATGTCGGACTGTCACTCAAACACAAGTTTGGCAAG tgtgatgttttattttggcgGCCAGTTGGAGGACAGTCTGGAATTGTCCTTTATGAGGGACGGGGTCAAGCTGgacatcttcttcttctaccaGGACGGCGACCTGACCTGGAACGGCGGCACGCAGGCCAAGAGCGGCAGGAAGTTCAA GTACGTTTTTCCTAG
- the fktn gene encoding ribitol-5-phosphate transferase FKTN isoform X2, with product MPRVNRTTLLWLLVASSFAFLLFQLRYYRNYVSEAGPHILRRTPGHVTASDLQWQSVKTFLRLSRRFGLPLFLAEPAALELLTRDALLERSRWRRQADCSFLCGGRAVASFGLLANAWTYDAAFLLAAEEKGFQLLEVRGEDPRLASLDLLSGEDIPLHLLLRLHGNVIQVVFLYERSGDYLWHGPLRLKGNADRSFAPFSQMDFGRHAGAYGRPPLVLTVVDGLDVAVPRNISGFLDQHRRARFLECRYQDARRFLRLYPDDSSPEALDFRNKAKSLLQLAAKTLARLKVPFWISSGTCLGWFRQCGFITYSRDVDIGIFVRDFRPEIIEAFLDVGLSLKHKFGKLEDSLELSFMRDGVKLDIFFFYQDGDLTWNGGTQAKSGRKFKYVFPRFSLCWAELAEVRVGVPCETLDYVTANYGAAWSVPQRTWDWKSSPSNVQDNGVWPLAQWEELIQVY from the exons ATGCCTCGCGTGAACCGGACGACGCTGCTGTGGCTGCTGGTGGCAAGCAGCTTTGCCTTTCTGCTCTTTCAGCTCCGTTACTACCGGAACTACGTCAGCGAG GCTGGCCCGCACATCCTGAGGCGCACGCCGGGTCACGTGACTGCCAGCGACCTCCAATGG CAAAGCGTGAAGACCTTCCTGCGATTGTCGCGGCGTTTCGGCCTGCCGCTGTTCCTGGCTGAGCCCGCCGCGCTGGAGCTTCTGACGCGGGACGCCTTGCTGGAGCGCTCGCGCTGGCGGCGCCAGGCTGACTGCAGCTTCCTGTGCGGCGGCCGAGCGGTGGCGTCCTTCGGCCTGCTGGCCAACGCGTGGACCTACGAC GCTGCCTTCCTGTTGGCCGCTGAGGAGAAAGGCTTCCAGCTGCTGGAGGTGCGAGGGGAAGACCCCCGATTGGCCAGCTTGGACCTCCTGTCGGGTGAGGACATCCCACTGCATCTCCTGCTCCGCCTCCATGGCAATGTCATCCAG GTGGTTTTCCTGTACGAGCGTAGCGGCGACTACTTGTGGCACGGTCCGCTGCGCCTCAAAGGCAACGCGGACCGCAGCTTTGCGCCCTTCTCGCAGATGGACTTCGGACGCCACGCGGGCGCCTACGGCAG GCCGCCGCTGGTACTGACGGTCGTGGACGGCCTGGACGTCGCCGTCCCTCGGAACATCTCCGGCTTCCTGGATCAGCATCGGCGCGCTCGCTTCCTGGAGTGCCGATACCAGGACGCGCGACGCTTCCTGCGG ctCTACCCTGACGACTCGTCTCCCGAGGCGCTGGATTTTCGCAACAAGGCCAAGTCTTTGCTTCAGCTGGCCGCCAAAACGCTGGCCCGTTTGAAGGTCCCCTTCTGGATCAGCAGCGGAACCTGCTTGG GCTGGTTCAGGCAGTGCGGCTTCATCACGTACAGCCGCGACGTGGACATCGGGATTTTCGTCCGCGACTTCCGCCCGGAGATCATCGAGGCCTTCCTGGATGTCGGACTGTCACTCAAACACAAGTTTGGCAAG TTGGAGGACAGTCTGGAATTGTCCTTTATGAGGGACGGGGTCAAGCTGgacatcttcttcttctaccaGGACGGCGACCTGACCTGGAACGGCGGCACGCAGGCCAAGAGCGGCAGGAAGTTCAA GTACGTTTTTCCTAGATTCTCGTTGTGCTGGGCCGAGCTGGCGGAGGTCCGAGTGGGAGTCCCGTGCGAGACGCTGGACTATGTGACGGCCAATTACGGCGCGGCGTGGAGCGTCCCGCAGAGGACGTGGGACTGGAAGTCGTCACCCAGCAATGTCCAAGACAACGGGGTGTGGCCTCTGGCACAGTGGGAGGAGCTTATTCAAGTGTATTGA
- the atp6v1g1 gene encoding V-type proton ATPase subunit G 1, producing the protein MASQSQGIQQLLQAEKRAAEKVAEARKRKNRRLKQAKEEAQAEIEQYRLQRDKEFKTKEAAALGSHGNSAVEVDRDTAERMGRIQASYRGNRDVVLGDLLRRVCDIQPEFHANYRVAG; encoded by the exons ATGGCGAGTCAGTCGCAGGGCATCCAGCAGCTGCTGCAGGCCGAGAAGAGAGCCGCCGAGAAGGTGGCCGAAGCCCGCAAAC GTAAAAACCGCCGTCTGAAGCAAGCCAAAGAAGAAGCTCAAGCTGAGATTGAGCAGTACCGGCTGCAGCGAGACAAAGAGTTTAAGACCAAAGAGGCGGCG GCGCTGGGTTCCCACGGCAACAGCGCGGTGGAGGTGGACCGCGACACGGCCGAGCGCATGGGTCGCATCCAGGCCAGTTACCGTGGCAACCGCGACGTGGTGCTGGGCGACCTCCTGCGCCGCGTGTGCGACATCCAGCCCGAGTTTCACGCCAATTATCGCGTGGCCGGCTAA